Within bacterium (Candidatus Blackallbacteria) CG13_big_fil_rev_8_21_14_2_50_49_14, the genomic segment GAAATTTTCCGGGGGCTTTTATTTTGAAACTGTTTTTGTTCAGGGGGGGGGTTGAACAAAGTTTGAGTCCTGTGACGAATTAAAGCATGGCTCCACACCAGATGCAGGCGACATTGCTGGAGGGGTTGCTTTTTTTGCATTTGGGACAGGTAACCTGATCGCTCATGAGAATTCCTCTGTAAATGAATCTTGTATTTAACATTTTAGCGTAAGCGCTTTCTTTATGGGGGGGGGGAAGTTTTTTTTCCTTGTGGAATTTGAACGGCGGGTCGAATATAGAAAGGAAGGACTTCAGGGGCAGTTTGCTGAGCCGCTATTTTTTCAGCACTGAGTTCAGCTACTGCCAGGGCCATATTGCCAAGAGGCAGCCAGGGGAGATTGATATCCAGGGGTTCATTGCTGATGATGAAAGGGAGGGAGCCTTCCACGCTTTGCTCAAGTTTTGAAATCCAGGCCTCCAGGGCCCAGGTATCGGGCTCAAGCAGATACTGGGCTTGGTCTTTTTGCCATTGCCCCCAGGCTGTATAGAACTGGCCTTGGCGCACGTTAAAAACGGGGCTGATGGCTGTATTCAGATGGCGCAAGCTATACAGCGCTGTTTCAAGCCGTGTAAAGCCCCAGAGCGGCAGGTTATAAAGAGAGGTTAACGTCTTAACCACCATCAAACCCGCACGGATCCCGGTATAGTTCCCCGGCCCCTTTACAAACCCAATTCCCCCCAGCTCAGCAGGTAAAATTCCGCGCTCTTGAAACAGGTCGTGAAGAAGAGCTGGTAAGCTTTCCATGCGTTCTAAAAAGAATTCACAGACCGCTAATTTTTGCTTGTTTTGGAGCAATGCAATTTGTGCATTGGACTGAGTGGTATCTATTCCTAAGATTAACATTGCTTTAAAATTAACCTTTTTTTAACCGGTTGTTTGCCGTTACTTAAGTTGGTTGCCGCAAGCCTGGGCTGTTTAAGCGGGATAATAAAGGCATGAAAGGCTTAACTTTATTCTTATGATAACCAATCGACCCCCTACTATCAGGGCGAATTACGCCTATTCACAGTACTCGGTCGTGGATGAGATGGCAAGACGGTATCGGGCCACCTACAATCCCACAGCGATTGCAGGAATGCCGCGTGACACCTTCCATCAGAGTTCAGTACTCACATCTGCGAGATACTATACGCCGCCGAGTGAAGGCAAGGTTTTCGCCAAACAGTTCGGTTCCTTCCTGCGGGATTTGGGAACGATTCTGGAAGTCGTGGGCTGGTTTGCGCCTCCTGTCGCTGCCGTTGCAACGGTAGCCAAGCCGATCAGTTCAATGGTAGGAGCCGCAACGGATCAGATTGATACCCGTCCTCAAGCCGTTCAGGTCCGTACAGCAGGCAATTATAATTACTGGTTCAGATAAGAAATTCTGTTTAACAAGATTATAAAAATTTAACCTCAACTTTTAAGCTAAAGTTGAGGTTAATCTTTTTAAGAAACGCTAAGCACAGGCTTAAGTCACCTGTGCTTTTTGTGTGCTTTAAACGTCGAGATTTTTCACTTCACGGGCGTATTTCTCAATAAACTCGCGGCGTGTTTCGACTTTGCTGCCCATCAGAATGGTAAAGATCCGATCGGCTTCCGCCGCATCATCGACCTTGACCTGCAGGAGGGTGCGCTGTTCAGGATCCATGGTGGTATCCCAGAGTTGGGTGGGCATCATTTCTCCCAGACCTTTAAAGCGTGAAACATTGACATTTTTACGCTTGGTTTCGGCCAGAAACTCGTTCAATTCACGTTCATTATAAACATAATGTGCTTTTTGACCGATTTCTACCTTGTAAAGCGGGGGCTGGGCAACATACACAAAGCCTTGATCCACCAGAGGACGGGCAAAGCGGTAGAAGAAGGTGAGCAGAAGCGTGCGGATATGTGCGCCATCTACGTCGGCATCTGTCATGATCACGATTTTGTGATAGCGCAGTTTGCTGACATCAAAGGAGGCAAAGGCATCTTCGTCTTCTTCTGGGGCGTTGTTGCGGTCATTTTCTGCTGAATCTTTGGCGGCGGCAATGCCTGTAGCCACCAAAATGGCTTGAATTTCGTTATTGCCGTAAATTTTGTCTTCACGGGCTTTTTCAATATTCAGAATTTTACCGCGCAAGGGCAGAATGGCCTGGAAGTGGCGGTCGCGGCCTTGTTTAGCTGAACCGCCGGCGGAATCTCCTTCGACCAGAAACAATTCGCTTTTGGCTGGATCTTTTTCACTGCAGTCGGCCAGTTTGCCGGGCAGGGTAGTGGATTCCAGTACCGATTTGCGTCGGACCAGTTCACGTGCTTTTTTCGCTGCCAAACGGGCCCGACAGGCATCGATCGCCTTGTTGATCAGCAAGCGGGCTTCTGTCGGGTTGCGATCCAGGAAATCAGAGAGTCGCTCTGCGACCACCTGTTCTACCGCACCACGGGCTTCGGTATTGCCCAGCTTGGCTTTGGTCTGGCCTTCGAACTGGGGTTCAGGAATTTTAATATTGATAATCGCAGTCAAACCTTCACGGGTATCATCGCCGGTCAGATTTTCGTCGCTTTCCTTGAGCAGATTGGCACGGCGGCCATACTCGTTAATAATGCGGGTCAGGGCAGAACGAAAGCCGGTGACATGGGTTCCGCCGTGAATCGTATTGATACTGTTGACGAAACTCAGCACATTTTCAGTATAAGCAGTGCTGTGCTGAATCGAAACTTCAACGACCACATCATCTTTTTCGCCCTGAATATAAATCGGTTCGGGGTAAAGGGCTTCTTTGCTTTCGTTCATGTGATTGACGAAATCAACAATCCCACCGGTATGGTGGTAAACCTCTTTTTGTATTTTTTCTTCGCCGGTTTCAGGGTCGAGGCTGATCACGGTAAAGCGAATCGTAATGCCCTTGTTCAGAAAAGAAAGTTCATGAAACCGTTTGGCAAGAATTTCAGGTTTGAATTCGAGGGTTTCCATGATTTGGTTATCGGGCATAAAGCGGGTAATCGTACCCGTGCCTTCAATGCCCTCTTCGATGATTTTGATCTCACCTTGAGGGGCACCCCGCTCATAGCGCTGAAAATAAAGTTTGCCGTTGCGTTTGACCCGCACTTCGCAAAATTCACTCAGAGCATTGACGACGGAAACACCTACGCCGTGCAAACCCCCTGAAACCTTATAGCCGCCTTTGCCAAATTTACCACCGGCGTGTAAGACGGTCATGACCGTTTCTAAGGCGGATTTGCCTGTCTTTTCATGTACATCTACAGGAATACCACGGCCATTGTCTTCGACCCTTACGCAACCATTGGGTTCCAGGGTAATCGAGATATCTGTACAATAACCAGCCATGGCCTCGTCGATGGAATTGTCAACGACTTCATACACCAGATGATGCAGGCCTGCCTCGCCTGTGCTGCCGATATACATGCCTGGACGTTTGCGAACAGGCTCAAGACCTTCCAGTACTTGAATATCAGCGGCATCGTATTGTGTTTTTTCGGGGGGCAGGGAAACTTCTTCAGTTGGTAAGAGTGTTTCCAGATTCTTTTCTTTTTGTTCGAGCATAGGTACCTAGGGGGTTCCGATCGATATAGTTTGGTCTGTGCTTTAAGGGCATCGTTCAATACATTTTGGATGCTAGATTTGAGCTCCATGTATTTTGATGAGTATGATGTGTCAGACAATGCTCATTTTACCTTAATTCTGGCCCTTATGCCAACTTGAATGGAGGGGCTAGAAAGTGTGCTATAATCAAAACAAAGTCCGTAAAAACAGGTTGTTTTTTACTATGAGCAGAGGGAAGCCATGGCTGACGAAGAAAGTTTACAGGATCCGCCCGAGCAGAATGAAACTGAAGGAGCAGCAGGCTCTTTTAAAGATGTAGAAGATTCTTTGGCCTTAACCCGTACCAAGACAGCTTATCAACCTGAAGGTAAGCGCTATACGCAATCTCTGAAAGAGAAAAAAGTTCCCCAGCGCGTGATTGCCGCGCAAATGAATCCCTTGGATCCCTTTACTGAAGATGATATCGATGACGAGACCCTGATTGCTCCCAGCCGACATGTGATTGGTTCAGCCTATAAAGATACCGCTCAAACCCGCACCCAACCAAGTTTTCAACCTGTTGCAGAATCCAATTCTGGCGATGATATTCTGGCCTTGCAATCCTCTGAAAATCGCAATGTACAAACCGTTTCTTTTAAAGTAAAAGGCATTCAGTGGCGTGCAGGCTTTGCCAATGAGTTGAGCAAT encodes:
- the gyrB gene encoding DNA topoisomerase (ATP-hydrolyzing) subunit B, coding for MLEQKEKNLETLLPTEEVSLPPEKTQYDAADIQVLEGLEPVRKRPGMYIGSTGEAGLHHLVYEVVDNSIDEAMAGYCTDISITLEPNGCVRVEDNGRGIPVDVHEKTGKSALETVMTVLHAGGKFGKGGYKVSGGLHGVGVSVVNALSEFCEVRVKRNGKLYFQRYERGAPQGEIKIIEEGIEGTGTITRFMPDNQIMETLEFKPEILAKRFHELSFLNKGITIRFTVISLDPETGEEKIQKEVYHHTGGIVDFVNHMNESKEALYPEPIYIQGEKDDVVVEVSIQHSTAYTENVLSFVNSINTIHGGTHVTGFRSALTRIINEYGRRANLLKESDENLTGDDTREGLTAIINIKIPEPQFEGQTKAKLGNTEARGAVEQVVAERLSDFLDRNPTEARLLINKAIDACRARLAAKKARELVRRKSVLESTTLPGKLADCSEKDPAKSELFLVEGDSAGGSAKQGRDRHFQAILPLRGKILNIEKAREDKIYGNNEIQAILVATGIAAAKDSAENDRNNAPEEDEDAFASFDVSKLRYHKIVIMTDADVDGAHIRTLLLTFFYRFARPLVDQGFVYVAQPPLYKVEIGQKAHYVYNERELNEFLAETKRKNVNVSRFKGLGEMMPTQLWDTTMDPEQRTLLQVKVDDAAEADRIFTILMGSKVETRREFIEKYAREVKNLDV
- the tsaB gene encoding tRNA (adenosine(37)-N6)-threonylcarbamoyltransferase complex dimerization subunit type 1 TsaB is translated as MLILGIDTTQSNAQIALLQNKQKLAVCEFFLERMESLPALLHDLFQERGILPAELGGIGFVKGPGNYTGIRAGLMVVKTLTSLYNLPLWGFTRLETALYSLRHLNTAISPVFNVRQGQFYTAWGQWQKDQAQYLLEPDTWALEAWISKLEQSVEGSLPFIISNEPLDINLPWLPLGNMALAVAELSAEKIAAQQTAPEVLPFYIRPAVQIPQGKKTSPPP